From Amycolatopsis sp. cg9, one genomic window encodes:
- a CDS encoding esterase-like activity of phytase family protein, translated as MRISRRFTAPVILFSALLAAPAGTAQAATAKWPGDAAVAVADAAGAFGENLSGLSFGGADVLWAVKNGPGTLYRLVRGGTTWGPDPANGWSSGKALHYRDGSGDPDAEGVVATPDGVFAATERDNDGDGSLLKVLRFDTASPVKSLNAAAEWDLTDDLPTVGDNGGFEGITWIPDAFLTAGGFLDEHTKAPYDPAAYSGHGTGLYFVGLEDTGKIYAYALDQSGGGFTKVATIASGFPKVMELEFEPGTGRLWSVCDDTCSGKTATLKLAGGKFTVSATYARPSKMPNYNNEGFAIAPACSSGRKAVVWADDGNDGDHALRTGTLTC; from the coding sequence GTGCGCATCTCCCGCCGGTTCACGGCACCCGTAATCCTCTTCTCGGCGCTGCTCGCCGCCCCGGCCGGCACCGCGCAGGCCGCCACCGCGAAGTGGCCCGGCGACGCGGCCGTCGCGGTCGCCGACGCCGCCGGGGCCTTCGGCGAAAACCTCAGCGGGCTCTCCTTCGGGGGCGCCGACGTGCTGTGGGCGGTCAAGAACGGGCCCGGCACCCTGTACCGGCTCGTCCGCGGCGGTACCACCTGGGGACCGGACCCGGCGAACGGCTGGTCGTCCGGGAAGGCCCTGCACTACCGCGACGGCAGCGGCGACCCGGACGCCGAAGGCGTGGTGGCCACCCCCGACGGCGTCTTCGCCGCGACCGAGCGCGACAACGACGGGGACGGCAGCCTGCTGAAGGTACTGCGGTTCGACACCGCGTCCCCGGTGAAGTCGCTGAACGCGGCCGCGGAGTGGGATCTCACCGACGACCTGCCGACGGTCGGCGACAACGGCGGCTTCGAAGGCATCACGTGGATCCCGGACGCGTTCCTGACCGCGGGCGGCTTCCTCGACGAGCACACGAAGGCCCCGTACGACCCGGCCGCGTATTCCGGGCACGGCACCGGCCTCTACTTCGTGGGACTCGAGGACACCGGCAAGATCTACGCGTACGCGCTCGACCAGTCCGGCGGCGGGTTCACCAAGGTGGCGACCATCGCGTCCGGGTTCCCGAAGGTCATGGAGCTGGAGTTCGAGCCGGGCACCGGCCGGCTCTGGTCGGTCTGCGACGACACCTGCTCCGGCAAGACGGCCACGCTGAAGCTGGCCGGCGGCAAGTTCACCGTTTCGGCTACCTACGCGAGGCCGTCGAAGATGCCGAACTACAACAACGAAGGCTTCGCGATCGCGCCGGCGTGCTCGTCCGGCCGCAAGGCCGTCGTGTGGGCCGACGACGGCAACGACGGCGATCACGCGCTGCGGACCGGGACGCTGACCTGCTGA
- a CDS encoding TetR/AcrR family transcriptional regulator, with translation MAEKTTVDSTPDRLLAAAERLLLAGDYDRVSVRAICTAAGLNPAAVHYHFGSKDALVAAMLEDRLAPVWRDLLDDLERRRSQGRVPAAADLADAVVAPLAGLAADPVGRLRLHLLARVLLSGQRMHWHSPWFSLDPWVGLLRAARPDLTAEQATTRWVLAFQLLLQVFGHPAAPAPPEPRLPLDAVRSFVTAGLDAP, from the coding sequence GTGGCGGAGAAGACGACCGTGGACTCGACGCCGGACCGGCTGCTGGCCGCCGCGGAACGGCTGCTGCTGGCCGGCGACTACGACCGCGTGTCCGTCCGGGCGATCTGCACGGCGGCGGGGCTCAACCCGGCCGCCGTGCACTACCACTTCGGTTCGAAGGACGCGCTGGTCGCGGCGATGCTGGAGGACCGGCTGGCCCCCGTGTGGCGCGACCTGCTCGACGACCTCGAGCGGCGGCGGAGCCAGGGCCGGGTACCGGCCGCGGCGGACCTGGCCGACGCCGTCGTGGCTCCGCTGGCCGGGCTGGCCGCCGACCCGGTCGGCCGCCTCCGGCTGCACCTGCTCGCCCGGGTGCTGCTCTCGGGGCAGCGGATGCACTGGCACTCCCCCTGGTTCAGCCTGGACCCGTGGGTCGGCCTGCTGCGCGCCGCCCGGCCGGACCTGACCGCCGAGCAGGCGACCACGCGCTGGGTCCTGGCCTTCCAGCTGCTGCTCCAGGTGTTCGGCCACCCGGCCGCGCCCGCGCCACCCGAGCCGCGGCTGCCGCTCGACGCGGTGCGTTCGTTCGTCACGGCCGGACTGGACGCGCCGTGA
- a CDS encoding NADH:flavin oxidoreductase produces the protein MTPPDVFAPARLGPVELRNRVIKAATFEGRTPDGLVTDELIEYHRRPARGGVGMTTLAYCAVSPEGRTDRHQIWMRPEAVPGLRRFTAAVHAEGAAACAQIGHAGPVANAASNRLPALSPTRRFSPLGMRPTRAATAADLDRIVEAHASAARTAAEAGFDAVEVHFGHNYLVSAFLSPRLNHRTDGFGGSLAHRARLARAVARAVRDAVGDRIAITAKLNMDDGVPGGFWLDESIEVARWLEADGSVDALELTAGSSLLNPMYLFTGDAPVREFAARFPQPARLGLRLGGRFFLREYPFREAYLLDRARQFRAALRLPLILLGGITTVETMNRAMAEGFAFVAMARALLREPGLVDRMRADASTRSLCVHCNRCMPTIYGGTHCVLA, from the coding sequence GTGACGCCGCCCGACGTGTTCGCCCCGGCCCGGCTCGGCCCGGTCGAGCTGCGCAACCGGGTGATCAAGGCCGCCACCTTCGAGGGCCGGACGCCGGACGGGCTCGTCACCGACGAGCTGATCGAGTACCACCGCCGGCCCGCGCGCGGCGGCGTCGGGATGACGACGCTGGCGTACTGCGCGGTGTCGCCGGAGGGTCGGACGGACCGTCACCAGATCTGGATGCGCCCGGAAGCCGTGCCCGGGCTGCGCCGCTTCACCGCCGCGGTCCACGCCGAGGGCGCGGCGGCCTGTGCCCAGATCGGGCACGCCGGGCCGGTGGCGAACGCGGCGTCGAACCGGCTGCCGGCGCTGTCCCCGACCCGCCGGTTCAGCCCGCTGGGGATGCGCCCGACGCGGGCCGCCACCGCCGCGGACCTGGACCGCATCGTCGAAGCGCACGCGAGCGCGGCCCGCACGGCCGCGGAAGCCGGGTTCGACGCCGTGGAAGTCCACTTCGGACACAATTATCTCGTCAGCGCGTTCCTCAGCCCCCGGCTCAACCACCGCACCGACGGCTTCGGCGGCAGCCTCGCCCACCGGGCCCGCCTGGCGCGCGCGGTCGCCCGCGCGGTGCGCGACGCGGTCGGCGACCGGATCGCGATCACCGCCAAGCTGAACATGGACGACGGCGTGCCCGGCGGCTTCTGGCTGGACGAAAGCATCGAAGTCGCGCGGTGGCTGGAAGCCGACGGCAGTGTGGACGCGCTGGAGCTCACCGCGGGCAGTTCGCTGCTCAACCCGATGTACCTGTTCACCGGGGACGCGCCGGTGCGGGAGTTCGCGGCCCGGTTCCCGCAGCCGGCCCGCCTCGGCCTGCGCCTCGGCGGCCGGTTCTTCCTGCGCGAGTACCCGTTCCGCGAGGCCTACCTGCTCGACCGCGCCCGCCAGTTCCGCGCGGCGCTGCGCCTGCCGCTGATCCTGCTCGGCGGCATCACGACGGTGGAGACCATGAACCGGGCGATGGCGGAGGGCTTCGCCTTCGTGGCCATGGCCCGCGCCCTGCTGCGGGAACCCGGTCTGGTCGACCGGATGCGCGCGGACGCGAGCACCCGCTCGCTGTGCGTCCACTGCAACCGCTGCATGCCCACGATCTACGGCGGCACGCACTGCGTCCTGGCCTGA